CAATACATTTTTTTCACTTTGAAAAGCAGTATAGGTCATTAATTTTTTGGGATCGGCTTGCACTAAGCTGTCGATTAAATTATATAAGTAATTAATCGTTGACACGTAATGAGCGCTATCTAAAGCCTGATTAAACATGGTTCTTACATGCGCCAGGTATCGTTGTCTCAAAGCAGGCACTTTAAATAATCTGTTTGCGAGCGGAAATTTGGTATCGGACTCTTTTAGAAATAAGGACCAGCTGCTGGTTTGGGATTTCATAACAGAATTTGCATCGTATTCCAGAGGAATTAATTTTTCGATGTCTTTTTGGTAAATCGCATAATAATCCATTCCTCCTTTATTGATATAACTATCGTCATCTCCAAACAAAATTTCTTTGGCTAAAAACCACAGCGTACGGTCAACATCCATAACCTTATGAAGTGTATCTTCAAGTTGATCGAGTGGAATTGTATTCAAAACTTTAGTAGCGCGCATGAGATCTGTCCAGGGATCACTTAAAGTTGTTTTTTTCAAAGTGTAATGAGGTTTGTATAAAGTCGTATCATCACCCAGAAAATTAAGCGTTGATGTACCAGCCCCAAATCCACCGCCTGGTTGGCCCGGACCTCCACCGGTTGTCCTTTCACAACGCCAGCGGGTACCTTCATTGCTCAAGAACCATTCAGAAACGTAATCTCCGTCGAGTGCCTGGACATTAGGATATAAACCCCAATCCTGCCCGTTGATATATAAATGAGAAAAATTTGCTTTGAGTGAAGGGCAGAAAGGTCTCGTGATATATTCGTAAAGCACCTCTCTTACAAAGCTATTGTCTTCATATGAATTATTGAGATTTAAAGTTTCATAACCTTTGATGTCTTGGGAGTCATCCATAAAATCCATCGTTATGTTGAACGACTTCTTTTGTGATGTAACTCTTTGATAGGATGTTTGACCTTTAAAACGGACGCCAACATTTGGGTATACTTCACCATTGTATGTCAGGCTGGCCATCAAATCTTTTTTGGTGGCATAGTTAGCAGTTAGTTGTGCCCAATAATCCGGTTGTTCAAAATTGAGTTCTATGACCCTGATTTTATTCAACTGGTAAAAACCATCTGTCTCTGAAGCACCGGTAATTAACCTTTTCCCATCAGTTGAAAACTGCATTTCCAGAGGCAAATTTTGAGCTTCCGCAAGGTTAAGACAGCCTAAAATGGTAAGGAGATTGAATATAGATTTCATTTCATTAATTTTAAACTATTGGATCTTCGAATCGCATTGAAAATCTAATGGTATTCAGTGGTATTCTCTGATGTAATGTTTTAACTAGAATGGTACAGTCATGATCATCAACTTTCTCAAGGTCCCAGGTATATTCCATTTCAAACAGATCAGCAGTTTTACGATTATCTATTCTTGAGAGCTTGCCTTGAATTTTCAATTCTTTAAAAATATCAAATACAAGATTTTCAATCATGAAATTTTCATCATTG
The genomic region above belongs to Saprospiraceae bacterium and contains:
- a CDS encoding CotH kinase family protein; translation: MKSIFNLLTILGCLNLAEAQNLPLEMQFSTDGKRLITGASETDGFYQLNKIRVIELNFEQPDYWAQLTANYATKKDLMASLTYNGEVYPNVGVRFKGQTSYQRVTSQKKSFNITMDFMDDSQDIKGYETLNLNNSYEDNSFVREVLYEYITRPFCPSLKANFSHLYINGQDWGLYPNVQALDGDYVSEWFLSNEGTRWRCERTTGGGPGQPGGGFGAGTSTLNFLGDDTTLYKPHYTLKKTTLSDPWTDLMRATKVLNTIPLDQLEDTLHKVMDVDRTLWFLAKEILFGDDDSYINKGGMDYYAIYQKDIEKLIPLEYDANSVMKSQTSSWSLFLKESDTKFPLANRLFKVPALRQRYLAHVRTMFNQALDSAHYVSTINYLYNLIDSLVQADPKKLMTYTAFQSEKNVLINWMRNRRVYVLNNTEFKQIGNKISNVVYAVNGQLDQTPLDHEHLTVNANISDGPGVRNAFLYYSPGFDGTFKKTQMFDDGLHEDGIAADGVYGAAIPPHPAGSFVRFYIESIANNTSGTASYMPEGAEHDVYIYQVKVNQSSEADVVINELMASNTKSVTDQDGEYDDWIELYNKSSDAVDISNWIMTDNPANLDKYRFPQNTIIQPNTYLIVWADENGKQTGLHANFKLSASGEEVLLLDSTGLLVDSVVFGNQKEDLAFARKPNGTGNFIIQTHTYNANNDLILVNYEDEIESVKLVPNPASHSVKLLSNKQKPNVLKIGDAMGRIVHTQYYQPNDWLDIGHLQNGFYVLSFQQQSFKLIVKR